A genomic region of Plasmodium malariae genome assembly, chromosome: 14 contains the following coding sequences:
- the PmUG01_14024900 gene encoding carbamoyl phosphate synthetase, putative gives MIKSLFWPDYDYKTVGKLILEDNTEFVGYSVGYEGGEGKKVISKNEFIKCDNSNEVIKKKNYVKEDLLFSNSKIENEEYIVTGEVIFNTAMVGYPEALTDPSYFGQILVLTFPSIGNYGVEEVKHNNFGLVENFESNRIQIQGLVICEYTKKSYHYNSYITLSEWLKIYKIPCIGGIDTRALTKILREKGSMLGKIVIYKNRKNIDKLYKEVSLFDPGQIDTQKYVCNHFIRVFKLSKVSDVHNSKSKEELKAVNDMNDSLFTDQENDSNINGSQYNYQRVSSMKKTDYNKDLNNHYVLTNKMNILTSSDENLKDYSTYYNYNVNSEENDVFCNSYALCEYDKYLIDVEENSPFHDENVDEYGYYDVEKSMKKNLINDTYSNNDNCGEVFYDSSAMNEKGVKIEEEGMQINNCTYLDSAFNKNSKGVKKFNLNNDYSTYIKKKMNNEEFLKLVNKRKSDKERIIIIVDCGIKNSIIKNLMKNGKDLPLTYIIVPYYYDYNYIDYDAVLLSNGPGDPKKCELLIETLRKSLHKNKIVFGICLGNQLLGLSLGCETYKMKYGNRGVNQPVIQLVDNKCYITSQNHGYCLKKKNILRRKDITISYINANDKSVEGIAHKNGRFYSVQFHPEGNNGPEDTSFLFKNFFLDVFNKKREFREHIGHNIICIKKKVLLLGSGGLCIGQAGEFDYSGTQAIKSLKECGIYVILVNPNIATVQTSKGLADKVYFLPVNCEFVEKIIKKEKPDFILCTFGGQTALNCALMLEQKKVLKKNNCLALGTSLESILITENRSMFAEKLREINEVIAPYGSAKNVEQAIEVANKIGYPILVRTTFSLGGLNSSFINNEEELVHKCKEIFLQTDNEIFIDKSLRGWKEIEYELLRDNKNNCIAICNMENIDPLGIHTGDSVVVAPSQTLSNHEYYKFREIALKVITHLNIIGECNIQFGINPKTGEYCIIEVNARLSRSSALASKATGYPLAYISAKIALGYDLISLKNSITRKTTACFEPSLDYIITKIPRWDLNKFEFASNTMNSSMKSVGEVMSIGRTFEESIQKSLRCIDDNYLGFSNTYCIDWEEAKIIDELKNPSPKRIDAIHQAFHLNIPFEKIQELTNIDYWFLYKFYNIFNLQNKLKTLTLEQLSFFDLKYYKKYGFSDKQIAYYLSYNNTKVTESTVMKYRESLGLHPHIKVIDTLSAEFPALTNYLYLTYQGVEHDVLPLNMKKKKKVMVEGSGKRKESGKNVYNNKNLAVASEGGIGAYNMKGDKEDKRKLANMFNNDGSNYINLTKVSNGININEYGVDIDNSNSNSNMFSKHGKEERSIGSDETNMFSVNNSPNNLSFNNEHNMAQENVNNENKRETYDSGSSCRNEKNEIKTDKCMKECLGENNNNYYNHLNGTACNLRVANASINNKSNDISGKCNYGKDVNIKSTNKNDRKVKNKDIGMNTNIEEAISNKSSHSTNDQLYLDNFNTSDEEMANKNIDIYLSKKKKNLTDNKSPGNSYYVVDSVYNNEYKLNKMKELINKENADSNYETAQYELDSVTGKYREINKHTLSSNIDDFNKEKGIDAKQKNEKSRYRSSSNNNIMRKRSSKKSSICFDNEDKSSDCFSELSFMRNCSKFSEGESDYMDEDDEDEYVHTSDSSCYDDYEVEEDEDEAYDSLLSKGSKKSSLHSGHKNIFNEKFNGIEFKIINDRNEKEKEKKKCFMVLGCGCYRIGSSVEFDWSAIHCVKTIRKLNHKAILINCNPETVSTDYDESDRLYFDEITTEVIKFIYNFEKSQGVIIAFGGQTSNNLVFSLYKNNVNILGSSAKSVDCCENRNKFSHLCDSLKIDQPKWNKFTKLSKAIQFANEVKFPVLVRPSYVLSGAAMRVVNCFEELKNFLMKAAIVSKDNPVVISKFIENAKEIEIDCVSKNGKIINYAISEHVENAGVHSGDATLILPAQNIYVETHRKIKKISEKISKSLNISGPFNIQFICHQNEIKIIECNLRASRTFPFISKALNLNFIDLATRILMGYDVKPFNISLIDLEYTAVKSPIFSFNRLHGSDCILGVEMKSTGEVACFGLNKYEALLKSLVATGMKLPKKSILISIKNLNNKLAFEEPFQLLFLMGFTIYATEGTYDFYSKFLESFNVSKDSKFHQRLIRVHNKSSEFLLPNITDLIMNHKVEMVINITDTLKTKVSSNGYKIRRLASDFQVPLITNMKLSSLFIDSLYRKFSRRKEKRSFYTIKSYDEYISLV, from the coding sequence ATTACAAAACAGTGGGGAAGTTGATTCTTGAGGATAATACAGAATTTGTAGGTTATAGTGTGGGTTATGAAGGAGGAGAGGGGAAAAAGgttatatcaaaaaatgaatttataaaatgtgaCAATTCCAATGaagtgataaaaaaaaaaaactatgtAAAGGAAGATTTGCTATTCAGTAATagtaaaattgaaaatgaagaatatatTGTGACAGGAGAAGTTATATTCAACACTGCCATGGTTGGTTACCCGGAAGCCCTGACAGATCCAAGTTATTTTGGTCAGATTTTGGTTTTAACATTTCCTTCTATAGGTAATTATGGAGTGGAGGAAGTcaaacataataattttggtTTAgttgaaaattttgaaagTAATAGAATTCAAATACAAGGATTAGTAATATGTGAATATACGAAAAAATCTTATCATTATAACTCTTATATTACGCTAAGTGAATggttgaaaatttataaaataccTTGCATAGGAGGTATAGATACCAGAgctttaacaaaaatattaagagaaAAGGGTAGTATGTTAggaaaaattgtaatatataaaaatagaaagaatATAGATAAACTGTATAAAGAAGTAAGTTTATTTGATCCAGGTCAAATTGATACTCAGAAATATGTTTGTAATCATTTTATACGAGTATTTAAATTGAGCAAGGTTTCTGATGTGCATAATAGTAAAAGCAAAGAGGAACTAAAGGCGGTTAATGATATGAATGATTCTTTGTTTACAGATCAGGAAAATGATAGCAATATAAATGGCAGTCAGTATAACTACCAACGGGTATCGTCAATGAAAAAGACGGACTATAATAAAGATTTAAATAATCATTACgttttaacaaataaaatgaatattttaacatcttcagatgaaaatttaaaggaTTATAGTACTTACTACAATTACAACGTGAATAGTGAGGAAAATGATGTTTTCTGTAATTCATATGCGTTGTGTGAATAcgataaatatttaattgatGTTGAGGAGAATAGTCCATTCCATGATGAAAATGTAGATGAATATGGATATTACGATGTGGAAAAAAGTATGAAGAAAAACTTGATAAATGATACatatagtaataatgataacTGTGGGGAGGTATTTTACGACTCTAGCGCAATGAATGAGAAAGGTGTAAAGATTGAAGAAGAGGGGATGCAAATTAATAATTGTACTTACCTAGATAGCgcttttaataaaaattcaaaggGGGTCAAGAAGTTCAATTTGAATAATGATTATTCtacgtatataaaaaaaaaaatgaataacgaggagtttttaaaattagtaaataaaaggaaatcGGACAAGGAAAgaattatcattattgttGATTGtggaattaaaaatagtataataaaaaatttaatgaaaaatggtAAAGATCTTccattaacatatattattgtaccgtattattatgattataatTACATAGATTATGATGCAGTGTTATTATCTAATGGTCCAGGGGATCCAAAAAAATGTGAACTTTTGATTGAAACGCTAAGAAAAAgcttacataaaaataaaattgtttttgGTATATGTTTAGGTAATCAACTATTAGGTTTATCGTTAGGATGTGAAACgtacaaaatgaaatatggAAATAGAGGTGTAAATCAACCAGTTATTCAGTTGGTAGATAACAAATGTTACATTACTTCTCAGAATCATGGTTattgtttaaaaaagaaaaatatattaagaagaAAAGACATAACTATTAGTTATATAAATGCAAATGATAAATCAGTAGAAGGTATTGCACATAAAAATGGAAGATTTTATAGCGTTCAGTTTCACCCAGAAGGGAATAATGGACCGGAAGATActtcatttctttttaaaaatttttttttagatgtatttaataaaaaaagagaatttaGAGAACATATCGgacataatattatttgtattaaaaaaaaagtgctgCTCTTAGGAAGTGGTGGTTTATGCATTGGCCAGGCAGGTGAATTTGATTATTCAGGTACTCAAGCAATTAAAAGTTTAAAAGAATGTggtatttatgtaatattagTTAATCCAAATATTGCGACTGTTCAAACATCAAAAGGATTAGCAGATaaggtatattttttacccGTAAACTGCGAATttgtagaaaaaattattaaaaaggaaaaacctgattttatattatgcACATTCGGTGGACAAACTGCTTTAAACTGTGCTCTTATGTTAGagcaaaaaaaagttttaaaaaaaaataattgtctAGCCTTGGGTACATCTCTAGAATCTATTTTAATAACTGAAAATAGAAGTATGTTCGCTGAAAAATTAAGAGAAATAAATGAAGTTATTGCTCCATATGGAAGTGCAAAGAATGTTGAACAAGCTATTGAAGTTGCTAACAAAATTGGCTATCCCATTTTAGTACGTACCACCTTTTCCTTAGGTGGTTTAAATAGtagttttataaataatgaagagGAGTTAGTTCACAAATGTAAAGAGATATTTTTACAAACagataatgaaatatttattgatAAATCATTAAGGGGATGGAAGGAAATCGAGTATGAATTGTTAAGAGATAACAAAAACAATTGCATAGCTATTTGtaatatggaaaatatagATCCATTAGGAATTCACACAGGGGACAGTGTGGTTGTGGCACCTTCGCAGACATTAAGTAAtcatgaatattataaatttaggGAAATAGCTCTAAAGGTTATTacacatttaaatattattggAGAATGCAATATTCAATTTGGCATAAATCCTAAAACAGGAGAGTATTGCATTATTGAAGTTAATGCAAGACTAAGTAGAAGTTCTGCTCTTGCATCTAAGGCTACTGGTTATCCTTTAGCATATATATCTGCAAAAATTGCTTTAGGTTATGATTTAAttagtttaaaaaatagtataacaAGAAAAACTACTGCTTGTTTTGAACCATCTCTAGATTATATAATTACCAAAATTCCAAGATGggatttaaataaatttgaatttGCTTCAAATACAATGAACAGTAGTATGAAAAGTGTAGGAGAGGTAATGTCTATAGGTAGGACATTTGAAGAATCTATACAAAAGTCTCTAAGATGTATTGATGATAATTATTTAGGTTTTAGTAATACGTATTGTATTGATTGGGAAGAAGCAAAAATTATAGATGAGTTAAAAAACCCATCTCCTAAGAGGATAGATGCAATTCATCAagcttttcatttaaatataccgTTTGAAAAAATTCAAGAATTAACTAATATTGATTATTGgttcttatataaattttataatatttttaacctACAAAACAAACTAAAAACATTAACATTGGAGCAGTTATCTTTTTTTgatttgaaatattataagaaatatgGTTTTAGTGATAAGCAGATTGCTTActatttatcatataataatacaaaagtAACAGAAAGTACTGTTATGAAATATAGAGAAAGCTTAGGATTACATCCTCATATAAAAGTTATTGATACCCTGTCCGCAGAATTTCCTGCTTTAACAAATTATCTCTACTTAACATATCAAGGAGTAGAACATGATGTTTTGcctttaaatatgaaaaagaagaagaaggtGATGGTTGAAGGCAGtggaaaaagaaaggaaagtGGCAAAAAcgtgtataataataaaaatttagcaGTGGCAAGCGAAGGGGGAATAGGAGCATACAATATGAAGGGGGATAAGGAGGATAAAAGAAAACTTGCTAATATGTTCAACAATGATGGttctaattatattaatctAACAAAAGTATCAAAtggtataaatataaatgagtATGGTGTTGATATTGataatagcaatagtaatagcAACATGTTTAGCAAACATggaaaagaagaaaggaGCATAGGGTCTGATGAAACAAATATGTTTAGTGTGAACAATTCACcaaataatttatcatttaacaATGAGCATAATATGGCTCAAGAGaatgtaaataatgaaaataaaagagaaacGTACGATAGTGGTAGTAGTTGTAGGAAcgagaaaaatgaaattaagaCCGACAAATGCATGAAAGAATGTTTaggtgaaaataataataattattataatcatttaaATGGCACTGCATGCAATTTAAGAGTAGCGAATGCTagtataaataacaaatcaAATGACATTTCAGGAAAATGTAATTACGGAAAAGATGTGAACATAAAAAgtactaataaaaatgatagaaAAGTCAAAAACAAAGACATTGGTATGAACACTAATATTGAAGAAGCTATATCTAACAAAAGTTCCCACTCAACAAATGACCAATTATATTTagataattttaatacatcAGATGAAGAAATggcaaataaaaatattgatatatatttatccaaaaagaaaaaaaatttaactgACAATAAAAGTCCTGGGAATTCTTATTATGTAGTGGACTCtgtttataataatgaatataaattaaataaaatgaaagaattaattaataaagaaaacgCAGATTCTAATTATGAAACTGCACAATATGAACTTGACTCTGTAACAGGCAAGTATCGAGAGATAAACAAGCATACGTTGTCAAGTAATATAGACgattttaataaagaaaagggTATAGATGCGAAacagaaaaatgaaaaaagcaGATATAGAAGTAGTAGCAACAACAACATTATGAGAAAACGAAGTAGTAAAAAAAGTAGTATCTGTTTTGATAATGAGGATAAGAGTAGCGATTGTTTCTCCGAATTATCCTTTATGCGTAATTGTTCCAAATTTAGTGAGGGAGAAAGTGATTATATGGACGAGGACGATGAGGATGAGTATGTGCACACATCGGATAGTAGTTGCTATGATGATTATGAAGTAGAGGAAGATGAAGACGAAGCATATGATTCATTATTATCTAAGGGTTCAAAAAAGTCTTCCTTGCATTCAGGacataagaatatatttaatgaaaaatttaatggAATTGAATTTAAGATAATTAATGATAGAAATgagaaagaaaaggaaaagaaaaaatgttttatggTATTAGGTTGTGGTTGTTACAGAATAGGTAGCTCAGTGGAATTTGATTGGAGTGCTATACATTGTGTTAAAACTATTAGAAAATTAAATCATAAagcaattttaataaattgtaATCCTGAAACGGTTAGTACTGATTATGATGAGAGTGATAGATTATATTTTGATGAAATAACAACAGaagttattaaatttatatataattttgaaaaaagtcAAGGTGTTATAATTGCGTTTGGTGGGCAAACATCTAATAATTTAGTTTTCAgtttgtataaaaataatgtaaatatattaggaTCTAGTGCTAAGAGTGTTGATTGCTGTGAGAATAGAAATAAGTTTTCGCATTTATGTGACTCGTTAAAAATTGACCAACCAAAGTGGAATAAGTTTACGAAATTGTCGAAAGCAATTCAATTTGCAAACGAGGTAAAATTTCCAGTGTTGGTAAGGCCATCCTATGTATTGTCAGGTGCAGCTATGAGAGTTGTGAATTGTTTTGAAGAATTAAAGAACTTTTTAATGAAAGCAGCAATAGTTAGTAAGGATAATCCTGTAGTTATATCAAAGTTTATTGAAAATGCTAAGGAAATAGAAATTGATTGTGTAAGTAAAAACGGGAAAATCATTAATTACGCTATATCAGAACATGTAGAAAATGCAGGAGTACATTCTGGAGATGCTACGTTAATACTTCCTGCACAAAATATCTATGTAGAAACCCAtagaaagataaaaaaaatttcagaGAAAATATCTAAATCGTTAAATATATCTGGACCATTCAATATCCAATTTATATGCCATCAGAAtgagataaaaataatagaatgtAATTTAAGAGCATCAAGAACTTTTCCATTTATATCTAAAgcattaaatttaaattttatcgATTTGGCTACAAGAATATTAATGGGGTATGATGTAAAaccatttaatatatcattaatagATTTAGAATATACTGCTGTGAAATCTCCtatcttttcatttaatagATTACATGGTTCCGATTGTATATTAGGTGTTGAAATGAAATCAACAGGAGAAGTAGCATGTTTTGGTTTAAACAAATATGAAGCATTGCTAAAATCTTTGGTAGCTACAGGTATGAAATTACCTAAAAAATCTATTTTGataagtattaaaaatttaaataataaactaGCATTTGAAGAACCTTTTCAGTTATTATTCTTAATGGGATTCACAATTTACGCAACGGAGGGAACGTATGATTTTTATTCCAAGTTCTTAGAATCATTTAATGTCTCAAAAGACTCAAAATTTCATCAAAGACTTATAAGGGTGCATAATAAAAGTTCTGAATTTTTACTTCCTAACATAACAGATTTGATTATGAATCATAAAGTGGAAATggttattaatataacagATACTCTCAAAACAAAAGTTAGTTCAAACGGTTATAAAATTAGGAGACTTGCTTCAGATTTTCAGGTGCCACTAATAACGAACATGAAGCTGTCCTCATTATTTATAGATTCATTGTATAGAAAGTTTTCAAGAAGAAAGGAAAAGAGATCTTTCTATACAATTAAGAGTTATGatgaatatataagtttGGTTTAA